Proteins co-encoded in one Tiliqua scincoides isolate rTilSci1 chromosome 12, rTilSci1.hap2, whole genome shotgun sequence genomic window:
- the KCNE5 gene encoding potassium voltage-gated channel subfamily E regulatory beta subunit 5 codes for MNCSEGRLGPLLGLLLRELRGSNGSGAPGGASARGEGEDDAYLYILLIMIFYGCLAGGLILAYTRSRKLESKHDPYHLYIERDWTAAAGRACAAVAPAGEAAAHADRRSSGESEPL; via the coding sequence ATGAACTGCAGCGAGGGGCGGCTGGGGCCGCTGCTGGGCCTCCTGCTGCGGGAGCTGCGCGGCTCCAACGGCAGCGGCGCGCCCGGAGGGGCGTCTGCGCGGGGCGAGGGCGAGGACGACGCCTACCTGTACATCCTGCTGATCATGATCTTCTACGGCTGCCTGGCCGGGGGCCTGATCCTGGCCTACACGCGCTCCAGGAAGCTGGAGTCCAAGCACGACCCCTACCACCTCTACATCGAGCGCGACTGGACCGCCGCCGCCGGCAGGGCCTGCGCCGCGGTGGCCCCCGCCGGGGAGGCGGCTGCGCACGCGGACCGCAGGAGCAGCGGGGAGAGCGAGCCCCTCtga
- the NXT2 gene encoding NTF2-related export protein 2, with the protein MAAPVDFKIYVDQACRAAEEFANIYYETMDKRRRVLTRLYQDTATLVWNGNAVSGQEALTEFFEMLPSSEFQVTTFDCQPVHEQATLNQTTVLVVTCGTVKFDGSKQQYFSQNFLLTAQTTNNNTVWKIASDCFRFHDWPSS; encoded by the exons ATGGCCGCCCCCGTG GACTTCAAAATCTATGTGGATCAAGCCTGTAGAGCTGCAGAAGAGTTTGCAAACATTTACTATGAAACCATGGATAAGCGGAGGAGG GTGTTGACCAGACTGTACCAGGACACAGCCACACTTGTTTGGAATGGGAACGCAGTCTCTGGGCAAGAAGCTCTTACAGAATTTTTTGAAATGTTGCCTTCTAGCGAGTTTCAAGTTACCACGTTTGACTGCCAGCCTGTTCACG AACAAGCGACTCTGAACCAGACCACCGTCCTGGTTGTGACATGTGGGACTGTCAAATTTGATGGGAGCAAGCAACAGTACTTCAGCCAGAACTTCTTGCTCACGGCGCAGACCACAAACAACAACACAGTGTGGAAGATTGCGAGTGACTGCTTCCGCTTTCACGATTGGCCTTCTTCTTAA